In the genome of Myxococcus stipitatus, one region contains:
- a CDS encoding GNAT family N-acetyltransferase has translation MSGRTSLEVARVPPRKTASSSEVLQGVLEALPLGQKLWVRGVARDLAPLLRQGDAVRVLRCGPGDISTGDIALVRQGTRLTAQVVVSTQPWMTTTLLGTGARPGGELLGRVVSLRRGRWLVPLPRPLSPALWVAQRGLATAWGRRRTRLVYRAVRDFFFSGWSKPLRRHLVGPLEVRLLRPVDLEVLLTFAGERLSVSPTFLRRQLGDRWGRDAQERRGAAVGALDTKGRLHGFAWMDSYREEGLPLDGVWVRSLVVAPQARRMGVATQLVSRLLAEAHRQGEPRVQADVDEDNDASLRTFEGLGFQRASAELTERTNEAWDAAGSTKRLIVFERDSAP, from the coding sequence GTGTCGGGCCGGACTTCCCTGGAGGTGGCGCGCGTGCCGCCGCGGAAGACGGCCTCCTCCTCGGAGGTCCTGCAGGGTGTGCTGGAGGCGCTGCCCCTGGGGCAGAAGCTGTGGGTGCGCGGGGTGGCTCGGGACCTGGCGCCGCTGCTGCGTCAGGGCGACGCCGTGCGCGTGCTGCGCTGTGGACCGGGCGACATCTCCACGGGCGACATCGCGCTCGTGCGGCAGGGGACCCGGCTCACCGCGCAGGTGGTGGTCTCCACCCAGCCCTGGATGACCACGACGCTGCTGGGCACGGGCGCACGTCCCGGCGGGGAGCTGCTGGGGCGCGTCGTGTCGCTGCGGCGGGGGCGGTGGCTGGTGCCGCTGCCCAGGCCCCTGAGCCCCGCGCTGTGGGTGGCGCAGCGCGGTCTGGCGACAGCATGGGGTCGGCGCCGGACCCGGCTAGTCTATCGGGCCGTGAGGGACTTCTTCTTCTCTGGCTGGTCGAAGCCGTTGCGGCGCCACCTGGTGGGGCCGCTCGAGGTGAGGCTCCTGCGGCCCGTGGACCTGGAGGTGCTGCTCACCTTCGCCGGGGAGCGGCTGTCCGTGTCTCCCACCTTCTTGCGCCGGCAGCTGGGCGACCGCTGGGGCCGCGACGCCCAGGAGCGCCGAGGCGCCGCCGTGGGCGCGCTGGACACCAAGGGCCGGCTGCACGGCTTCGCGTGGATGGACTCGTACCGCGAAGAAGGACTGCCGCTGGATGGCGTCTGGGTGCGCTCGCTCGTGGTGGCGCCCCAGGCGCGACGGATGGGCGTGGCCACGCAGCTGGTGAGCCGCCTGCTGGCGGAGGCGCACCGGCAGGGAGAGCCGCGCGTGCAGGCGGATGTGGACGAGGACAACGACGCGTCCTTGCGAACGTTCGAGGGGTTGGGCTTCCAACGTGCGTCCGCGGAGCTGACCGAACGAACGAACGAGGCCTGGGACGCCGCGGGCTCGACCAAGCGCTTGATTGTCTTCGAGCGGGACTCCGCGCCCTGA
- a CDS encoding cytochrome c oxidase assembly factor Coa1 family protein, which produces MSATPEGSLVPQQGWWGRNWKWVVPVGCLGLLASCGCLGFIVVGLGVSSVTQNMGAYTEAVSIATQDAQVRKAMGTPIKASGFPKQTSVNSVNGVTRAQLAIPLDGPQADGMLQVDARKEGDGDWHYDVLTVEVEDGTRIDLRDDAPSERDVLPDGDDADEPPPSPPMEDEAPGRDAPKPGSGKDSDIEL; this is translated from the coding sequence ATGAGCGCGACGCCCGAGGGCTCGCTGGTGCCTCAGCAGGGTTGGTGGGGCCGCAACTGGAAGTGGGTGGTGCCGGTGGGGTGCCTGGGGCTGCTGGCCTCGTGCGGCTGCCTGGGCTTCATCGTCGTCGGACTGGGGGTCTCGTCCGTGACGCAGAACATGGGCGCGTACACGGAGGCGGTCTCCATCGCCACCCAGGACGCCCAGGTGCGCAAGGCGATGGGCACGCCCATCAAGGCCAGCGGCTTTCCCAAGCAGACGTCGGTGAACTCCGTCAACGGCGTCACCCGCGCGCAGCTCGCCATCCCGCTCGACGGCCCCCAGGCGGACGGCATGCTCCAAGTCGACGCGCGGAAGGAAGGCGACGGCGACTGGCACTACGACGTCCTCACCGTGGAGGTGGAGGACGGCACGCGCATCGACCTCCGGGACGATGCGCCCTCCGAGCGCGACGTGCTCCCCGACGGCGACGACGCCGACGAGCCGCCTCCTTCGCCTCCGATGGAGGACGAGGCCCCCGGCCGCGATGCCCCGAAGCCGGGCTCCGGCAAGGACAGCGACATCGAGCTGTAG
- a CDS encoding electron transfer flavoprotein subunit alpha/FixB family protein — MPIVLIVAEQQPDGHLRKASLNAIGAGKQLADKAGAELHIAILGKDPAKVVDELKSTGAKAVHVGAAAELEHYLAETYAPVLSTLATELKADYVGMASTAQGKDLMPRLAARLKAAMATDITGLNGSGADITFTRPMWAGNVFAEVKLTTPVKVFTVRATEFAAAAGGQAAAEVKTFAPKVEASKTKFVEFKEVKSARPELTEARVVISGGRGTKGDFKEIEALADDLGAAVGASRAVCDAGWVPNDLQVGQTGKVVAPALYIAAGISGAIQHLAGMKSSKTIVAINKDAEAPIFQVADYGIVADLFKVLPELRAELQKLK; from the coding sequence ATGCCAATCGTTCTCATCGTCGCCGAGCAGCAGCCGGACGGGCACCTGCGCAAGGCCTCCCTCAACGCCATTGGCGCGGGCAAGCAGCTGGCCGACAAGGCCGGCGCGGAGCTGCACATCGCCATCCTGGGCAAGGACCCCGCCAAGGTGGTGGACGAGCTCAAGTCCACGGGCGCCAAGGCCGTGCACGTGGGCGCCGCCGCGGAGCTGGAGCACTACCTCGCGGAGACGTACGCCCCCGTGCTGTCCACGCTCGCCACCGAGCTGAAGGCGGACTACGTGGGCATGGCGTCCACGGCGCAGGGCAAGGACCTGATGCCCCGGCTCGCCGCGCGCCTGAAGGCCGCCATGGCCACGGACATCACCGGGCTGAACGGCTCGGGCGCGGACATCACCTTCACCCGCCCCATGTGGGCTGGCAACGTGTTCGCCGAGGTGAAGCTCACCACGCCGGTGAAGGTGTTCACCGTGCGCGCCACGGAGTTCGCCGCGGCCGCCGGTGGCCAGGCCGCCGCCGAGGTGAAGACCTTCGCCCCGAAGGTCGAAGCCTCCAAGACGAAGTTCGTCGAGTTCAAGGAAGTGAAGAGCGCTCGCCCGGAGCTGACCGAGGCGCGCGTCGTCATCTCCGGCGGCCGTGGCACCAAGGGCGACTTCAAGGAGATTGAAGCGCTGGCGGATGACCTGGGCGCGGCCGTGGGTGCGTCCCGCGCGGTGTGTGACGCGGGCTGGGTGCCCAATGACTTGCAGGTCGGTCAGACGGGCAAGGTCGTTGCTCCGGCGCTGTACATCGCCGCGGGCATCAGCGGCGCCATCCAGCACCTGGCGGGCATGAAGAGCTCGAAGACCATCGTCGCCATCAACAAGGACGCCGAGGCGCCCATCTTCCAGGTGGCCGACTACGGCATCGTCGCGGACCTCTTCAAGGTCCTGCCCGAGCTGCGCGCGGAGCTGCAGAAGCTGAAGTAG
- a CDS encoding electron transfer flavoprotein subunit beta/FixA family protein gives MKILVTAKRVEDPESKIKVKPDGSGIVQEGLKYKINPFDEIGVEEGLRLVAKHTGEVVVVSIGGKEVQEQLRHALAMGAHRAVWVNHTGPLDQLGIAALLQKVADKEKPDLVILGKQSIDDDQNQVGQYLAEFLGWGQATFASKVESLESAEEKNKEPAVKLTADKKSVQVVREVDNGLATLECQLPAVVTTDLRLNQPRYASLPGIMKAKSKPIEELTPEKLGVNVTPQIQVLKLASPPARKAGIKVPDVATLVDKLRNEAKVV, from the coding sequence GTGAAGATCCTCGTCACCGCCAAGCGCGTGGAAGACCCCGAGTCCAAAATCAAGGTGAAGCCCGACGGCTCGGGCATCGTCCAGGAGGGGCTCAAGTACAAGATCAACCCCTTCGACGAGATTGGCGTCGAAGAGGGCCTCCGGCTCGTCGCCAAGCACACGGGCGAAGTGGTGGTGGTCTCCATCGGCGGCAAGGAAGTGCAGGAGCAGCTCCGGCACGCGCTGGCCATGGGCGCGCACCGCGCGGTGTGGGTGAACCACACGGGCCCGCTGGACCAGCTGGGCATCGCGGCGCTGCTGCAGAAGGTCGCGGACAAGGAGAAGCCGGACCTGGTCATCCTGGGCAAGCAGTCCATCGATGACGACCAGAACCAGGTGGGCCAGTACCTGGCCGAGTTCCTGGGCTGGGGCCAGGCCACGTTCGCCTCCAAGGTCGAGTCGCTGGAGAGCGCCGAGGAGAAGAACAAGGAGCCGGCCGTGAAGCTCACCGCGGACAAGAAGTCCGTCCAGGTGGTGCGCGAGGTCGACAACGGGCTGGCGACGCTGGAGTGCCAGCTGCCCGCCGTCGTCACCACGGACCTGCGCCTGAACCAGCCGCGCTACGCCAGCCTCCCGGGCATCATGAAGGCCAAGAGCAAGCCCATCGAGGAGCTGACGCCGGAGAAGCTGGGCGTGAACGTCACGCCGCAGATCCAGGTCCTGAAGCTGGCGTCCCCGCCCGCGCGCAAGGCCGGCATCAAGGTGCCGGACGTGGCCACCCTGGTGGACAAGCTGCGCAACGAGGCGAAGGTCGTCTAA
- a CDS encoding acyl-CoA dehydrogenase family protein, protein MEFELTEDQRALQQAARKYAREVVRPKAAHYDETATFPRDLLATAFELGLLNMAIPAEYGGVGLSHLDQTIVAEELSWGCAGVATSIIANDLANLPIILAGTEEQKKRLLGHFAERLKFSSFCLTEPEAGSDVANMQTTARREGDEYVINGSKCFITNGGHAEQYTVFATLDKAKKHKGITCFVVEGRPKGLSVSKHENKMGQRASDTVSLTFEDVRVPVANRIGEEGQGFSIAMATLDNSRPLTAMFSVGIARAALEHSMEYASQRKTFGKPIIEHQAIQFMIADMAMNTHAARMLTYESAWLLDQGKRNTLQSSYAKCFAADMAMKVATDAVQVYGGYGYIKEYPVEKLMRDAKLIQVYEGTSQVQRLVIAKELFK, encoded by the coding sequence ATGGAATTCGAGCTCACCGAGGACCAGCGCGCGCTCCAGCAGGCGGCGCGCAAGTATGCCCGCGAGGTGGTGCGCCCCAAGGCGGCTCACTACGACGAGACGGCGACCTTCCCGCGCGACCTGCTGGCCACCGCGTTCGAGCTGGGCCTGTTGAACATGGCCATCCCCGCCGAGTACGGCGGCGTGGGCCTGTCGCACCTGGACCAGACCATCGTCGCGGAGGAGCTGAGCTGGGGCTGTGCGGGCGTGGCGACGTCCATCATCGCCAACGACCTGGCCAACCTGCCCATCATCCTGGCCGGCACCGAGGAGCAGAAGAAGCGCCTGCTCGGGCACTTCGCGGAGCGGCTGAAGTTCTCCTCGTTCTGCCTCACGGAGCCGGAGGCGGGCAGCGACGTGGCCAACATGCAGACCACCGCGCGCCGCGAGGGTGACGAGTACGTCATCAACGGCTCCAAGTGCTTCATCACCAACGGCGGGCACGCGGAGCAGTACACGGTGTTCGCGACGCTGGACAAGGCGAAGAAGCACAAGGGCATCACGTGCTTCGTCGTCGAGGGGCGCCCCAAGGGGCTGTCCGTCAGCAAGCACGAGAACAAGATGGGCCAGCGCGCCAGCGACACCGTGTCGCTCACGTTCGAGGACGTGCGCGTGCCCGTCGCCAACCGCATCGGTGAAGAGGGCCAGGGCTTCTCCATCGCCATGGCCACGCTGGACAACAGCCGTCCGCTCACCGCCATGTTCTCGGTGGGCATCGCCCGCGCCGCGCTCGAGCACTCCATGGAGTACGCCTCGCAGCGCAAGACGTTCGGCAAGCCCATCATCGAGCACCAGGCCATCCAGTTCATGATTGCCGACATGGCCATGAACACCCACGCCGCCCGCATGCTCACCTACGAGAGCGCGTGGCTGCTGGACCAGGGCAAGCGCAACACCCTCCAGTCCAGCTACGCCAAGTGCTTCGCGGCGGACATGGCCATGAAGGTCGCCACCGACGCGGTGCAGGTCTACGGCGGCTACGGCTACATCAAGGAATACCCCGTGGAGAAGCTGATGCGCGACGCCAAGCTCATCCAGGTCTACGAGGGCACCAGCCAGGTCCAGCGGCTCGTCATCGCCAAAGAACTGTTCAAGTAG
- the fsa gene encoding fructose-6-phosphate aldolase: protein MKFFIDSADVEEIRKAHAMGCVDGVTTNPSLLAKVGRGLEETIREICSIVDGPISAEAVSLDAEGLIAEGRVLAKIHDNVVVKIPMGVEGVKAVKALTAEGIRTNVTLIFSANQALLCAKAGATYVSPFVGRLDDISQDGMELISNILEIYSNYDFDTQVLVASVRNPVHVLQSARMGAHVATLPYNVITQLANHPLTDAGIKKFLADWEKVPKAK from the coding sequence ATGAAGTTCTTCATCGACAGCGCGGACGTGGAAGAAATCCGGAAGGCCCACGCCATGGGCTGCGTGGACGGCGTCACGACCAACCCGTCGCTGCTCGCCAAGGTGGGCCGCGGGTTGGAGGAGACCATCCGCGAAATCTGCTCCATCGTCGATGGCCCCATCAGCGCCGAAGCCGTGTCGCTGGACGCCGAGGGCCTCATCGCCGAGGGCCGCGTGCTGGCCAAGATTCACGACAACGTCGTCGTGAAGATTCCCATGGGCGTCGAGGGCGTGAAGGCCGTCAAGGCGCTCACCGCCGAGGGCATCCGCACCAACGTCACCCTCATCTTCTCCGCCAACCAGGCCCTCTTGTGCGCCAAGGCCGGCGCCACCTACGTGTCGCCCTTCGTCGGCCGGCTCGATGACATCTCCCAGGACGGCATGGAGCTCATCTCCAACATCCTCGAGATCTACTCGAACTACGACTTCGACACCCAGGTGCTGGTCGCCAGCGTGCGCAACCCCGTGCACGTGCTCCAGTCCGCCCGCATGGGGGCCCACGTCGCCACCCTGCCGTACAACGTCATCACCCAGCTGGCCAACCACCCCCTGACCGACGCGGGCATCAAGAAGTTCCTCGCGGACTGGGAGAAGGTCCCCAAGGCCAAGTAG
- a CDS encoding KpsF/GutQ family sugar-phosphate isomerase, which yields MPRSSRAAAKKPRLRALPGRSTPAPSSEPDDEALLAYARDVLEVEARAVLGATAGLGQPFVRAARLVRACAGQVIVTGMGKAGHIGQKLSATLASTGIRSVFLHPAEAVHGDLGRVARGDVILAMSNSGATEELLRLLPAFKRMATPVIALTGDTNSALAKGADVVLDIGRIEEACPMGMVPTASTAALHALGDALVMAVMRSRTFGTDEYALLHPGGKLGRSVQRVFELMRTGDTNPLVRDTATLTEVVGVMTKTPGRPGAACVVDRKGRLVGIFTDGDLRRRVEQGKTDFTVSVREVMGKNPRCVTPETLVMAATAQMRELKVDQLPVVDAEGRAVGLLDVQDLLAAKFV from the coding sequence ATGCCTCGTTCCTCCCGCGCCGCCGCCAAGAAGCCCCGTTTGCGAGCCCTCCCCGGTCGCTCCACTCCAGCCCCCTCGTCCGAGCCGGACGACGAGGCGCTGCTCGCGTATGCGCGGGACGTGCTGGAGGTGGAGGCACGCGCGGTGCTGGGCGCCACGGCGGGGCTGGGACAGCCCTTCGTGCGCGCGGCGCGGCTGGTGCGTGCCTGTGCGGGTCAGGTGATTGTGACGGGCATGGGGAAGGCGGGCCACATCGGCCAGAAGCTCTCCGCCACGCTCGCCTCCACGGGCATCCGCTCCGTGTTCCTGCACCCTGCGGAGGCGGTGCACGGGGACCTGGGGCGCGTGGCGCGCGGAGACGTCATCCTCGCGATGTCGAACAGCGGTGCCACGGAGGAGCTGCTGCGGCTGCTCCCCGCGTTCAAGCGCATGGCCACGCCGGTCATCGCGCTGACGGGGGACACGAACAGCGCGCTCGCGAAGGGCGCGGACGTGGTGCTGGACATCGGCCGGATTGAAGAGGCGTGCCCCATGGGCATGGTGCCCACCGCGTCCACCGCCGCGCTGCACGCGCTGGGGGACGCGCTCGTCATGGCGGTGATGCGCTCGCGCACCTTCGGCACGGATGAGTACGCGCTGCTGCACCCGGGTGGGAAGCTGGGGCGCTCCGTGCAGCGCGTCTTCGAGCTGATGCGCACGGGGGACACCAACCCGCTGGTGCGCGACACCGCGACGCTGACGGAGGTGGTGGGCGTGATGACGAAGACGCCGGGCCGTCCGGGCGCGGCGTGTGTCGTGGACCGCAAGGGGCGGCTGGTGGGCATCTTCACCGACGGAGACCTGCGCCGCCGCGTGGAGCAGGGCAAGACGGACTTCACGGTGTCGGTGCGCGAGGTGATGGGGAAGAACCCGCGCTGCGTGACACCGGAGACGCTGGTGATGGCCGCCACCGCGCAGATGCGCGAGCTGAAGGTGGACCAGCTCCCCGTGGTGGACGCCGAGGGCCGCGCCGTGGGCCTGCTCGACGTGCAGGACCTGCTCGCCGCGAAGTTCGTCTGA
- the folK gene encoding 2-amino-4-hydroxy-6-hydroxymethyldihydropteridine diphosphokinase — protein sequence MSTLVYVGLGSNEGDRESHLVAALTALSRIDAVAVLHCSSLFDSAPVGPPQPRFLNAVVALECDLSPQRLLCILQQIEKDLGRKREVRWGPRTIDLDILFWEGQVVADPHLQVPHLELHKRRFALEPLVELAPDLLHPVLGMSVKELLGKLAPQDVRRSEATWWPEASPPSNET from the coding sequence GTGAGCACCCTTGTCTACGTTGGATTGGGCTCGAACGAGGGGGACCGCGAGTCCCACCTCGTCGCCGCCTTGACCGCGCTGTCCCGCATCGACGCGGTGGCGGTGCTTCATTGTTCCTCCCTCTTCGACAGCGCGCCCGTGGGGCCGCCGCAGCCGCGCTTCCTCAACGCGGTGGTGGCGCTGGAGTGTGATTTGTCGCCCCAGCGGCTGCTCTGCATCCTTCAGCAGATAGAGAAGGACCTGGGCCGCAAGCGCGAGGTGCGGTGGGGGCCTCGGACCATCGACCTGGACATCCTCTTCTGGGAGGGACAGGTGGTGGCGGACCCGCACCTGCAGGTGCCGCATCTGGAGCTGCACAAGCGCCGCTTCGCGCTGGAGCCGCTGGTGGAGCTGGCGCCGGACCTGCTGCACCCCGTGTTGGGAATGTCGGTGAAGGAGCTCCTCGGGAAACTCGCCCCGCAGGATGTCCGCAGGAGTGAGGCCACCTGGTGGCCCGAAGCGAGCCCGCCGAGCAACGAGACATGA
- a CDS encoding fumarylacetoacetate hydrolase family protein translates to MTTARYCRFLHEGRSNHGRVEGSEVVVLSSAPWLSGAKDTGIRRSLSAVTLLVPSDASKVVCVGQNYRKHAEEMGKPVPTEPLIFIKPSTALNGPGSPIRIPKASQEVHYEAELALIIGERLKNADELTAARAIWGLTCFNDVTARDIQKREIQHARAKGYDTFACAGPWAVTGLSPLDLQISCRVNGQVRQDSRTSDMVFSPARLVAFISQIMTLLPGDMVSTGTPSGVGKLSAGDSVEVEVEGIGTLLNPVEMEP, encoded by the coding sequence ATGACGACCGCCCGCTACTGCCGCTTCCTCCACGAGGGCCGGTCGAACCATGGCCGCGTCGAGGGCTCCGAGGTGGTGGTGCTCTCCTCGGCCCCCTGGCTGAGCGGGGCGAAGGACACCGGCATCCGCCGCTCGCTGTCCGCGGTGACGCTGCTGGTGCCTTCCGACGCGTCGAAGGTCGTCTGCGTGGGGCAGAACTACCGCAAGCACGCGGAGGAGATGGGCAAGCCCGTCCCCACCGAGCCGCTCATCTTCATCAAGCCCTCCACCGCGCTCAACGGGCCGGGCTCGCCCATCCGCATCCCGAAGGCGAGCCAGGAGGTCCACTACGAGGCGGAGCTGGCGCTCATCATCGGCGAGCGGCTGAAGAACGCCGATGAGCTGACGGCCGCGCGCGCCATCTGGGGCCTGACGTGCTTCAACGACGTCACCGCGCGCGACATCCAGAAGCGCGAGATTCAGCACGCCCGCGCCAAGGGCTACGACACGTTCGCGTGCGCGGGGCCGTGGGCAGTGACGGGCCTGTCGCCGCTGGACCTCCAAATCTCCTGCCGGGTGAACGGGCAGGTGCGCCAGGACAGCCGCACGTCGGACATGGTCTTCAGCCCCGCTCGCCTGGTGGCCTTCATCTCGCAGATCATGACGCTGCTGCCGGGGGACATGGTCAGCACGGGCACGCCCTCGGGGGTAGGGAAGCTGTCGGCCGGTGACTCGGTGGAGGTGGAGGTGGAGGGAATCGGGACGCTGCTCAATCCGGTTGAGATGGAGCCGTGA
- the dapB gene encoding 4-hydroxy-tetrahydrodipicolinate reductase, whose protein sequence is MIRIVITGITGRMGSTLLRLARDSEDLRVVGATERPGSSAVGLDAGLAARLGALEVQVVDDLGRALEQAKADVVIDFTSAEVSLGHAKACAAHGVAFVCGSTGFSPEGQAELAECAKRVPIVAAPNMSVGVNLVIRVAAELARVLGPGFDVEVLEAHHRMKKDAPSGTALRLAEVLASSLGRTQEDLTFSRHGQIGARPAQEIGVQTLRGGDVVGEHTVYFFGEGERIELTHRATSRDQFGLGALRAARWVVGRAPGLYDMADVLGFQRTS, encoded by the coding sequence ATGATTCGCATCGTCATCACCGGCATCACCGGACGCATGGGCAGCACGCTGCTGCGGCTGGCCCGCGACTCGGAGGACTTGCGGGTGGTGGGCGCCACGGAGCGGCCCGGCAGCAGCGCGGTGGGGCTGGACGCGGGGCTCGCCGCGAGGCTGGGGGCGCTGGAGGTGCAGGTGGTGGACGACCTGGGCCGCGCGCTGGAGCAGGCGAAGGCGGACGTCGTCATCGACTTCACCAGCGCCGAGGTGAGCCTGGGCCACGCGAAGGCGTGCGCGGCGCACGGCGTGGCCTTCGTGTGTGGCTCCACGGGCTTCTCTCCCGAGGGGCAGGCGGAGCTGGCCGAGTGCGCGAAGCGGGTCCCCATCGTCGCCGCGCCCAACATGTCGGTGGGCGTCAACCTGGTCATCCGCGTGGCCGCGGAGCTGGCGCGGGTGCTGGGGCCGGGCTTCGACGTGGAGGTGCTGGAGGCGCACCACCGCATGAAGAAGGACGCACCCAGCGGCACCGCGCTGCGGCTGGCGGAGGTTCTGGCCTCCTCGCTGGGCCGCACCCAGGAGGACCTCACGTTCTCCCGCCACGGGCAGATTGGCGCGCGCCCCGCCCAGGAGATTGGCGTGCAGACGCTGCGCGGCGGCGACGTGGTGGGTGAGCACACCGTGTATTTCTTCGGCGAGGGCGAGCGCATCGAGCTCACGCACCGCGCCACCAGCAGGGACCAGTTCGGCCTGGGCGCGCTGCGCGCCGCGCGATGGGTGGTGGGCCGCGCGCCAGGGCTGTATGACATGGCCGACGTGCTCGGCTTCCAGAGGACCTCATGA
- the dapA gene encoding 4-hydroxy-tetrahydrodipicolinate synthase, with amino-acid sequence MMTFEGSMTALATPFRNGALDESAFRALVRQQIEGGTSVLVPMGTTGESVTMTADERARAVRVVVEEAKGRVKVVGGAGSNNTAEVIESVARVREAGADGALIVTPYYNKPTQAGMVEHFRAVAHAHPGFPLIAYNVPGRTGVDLLPETALRLCDIPEVVAIKEATGNMARAVDLLEKCGDRLTLLSGDDFTVLPFIACGGKGVISVSSNLAPRMMADLVALARAGDIAKARELQVKMNNLHRLLFIESSPIPVKWGLHLLGLFGPEVRLPLVPMTEPHAAKLGEELRHLGLLKR; translated from the coding sequence ATGATGACCTTCGAAGGCTCGATGACGGCGCTGGCCACCCCGTTCCGGAATGGCGCGCTGGATGAGTCGGCGTTCCGGGCGCTGGTTCGGCAGCAGATCGAGGGCGGAACCAGCGTGCTGGTTCCCATGGGCACCACGGGCGAGTCCGTCACCATGACGGCGGACGAGCGGGCCCGGGCGGTGCGCGTGGTGGTGGAGGAGGCGAAGGGCCGCGTGAAGGTGGTCGGCGGCGCGGGCTCCAACAACACCGCGGAGGTCATCGAGAGCGTGGCGCGCGTGCGCGAGGCCGGAGCGGATGGCGCGCTCATCGTCACGCCGTACTACAACAAGCCCACGCAGGCGGGCATGGTGGAGCACTTCCGCGCGGTGGCGCATGCGCACCCGGGCTTCCCCCTCATCGCGTACAACGTTCCGGGCCGCACGGGCGTGGACCTGCTGCCGGAGACGGCGCTGCGCCTGTGCGACATCCCGGAGGTGGTGGCCATCAAGGAGGCCACCGGCAACATGGCTCGCGCCGTGGACCTCCTGGAGAAGTGCGGCGACCGGCTGACGCTGCTGTCGGGCGATGACTTCACGGTGCTGCCCTTCATCGCGTGTGGCGGCAAGGGCGTCATCTCCGTCTCGTCCAACCTGGCGCCGCGGATGATGGCGGACCTGGTGGCGCTGGCGCGCGCGGGCGACATCGCGAAGGCGCGCGAGCTCCAGGTGAAGATGAACAACCTGCACCGGCTGCTCTTCATCGAGTCCAGCCCCATCCCCGTGAAGTGGGGATTGCACCTCTTGGGCCTCTTCGGGCCGGAGGTGCGGCTGCCGCTGGTGCCCATGACGGAGCCCCACGCGGCGAAGCTGGGCGAGGAGCTGCGGCACCTGGGCCTCCTGAAGCGCTGA
- the lysA gene encoding diaminopimelate decarboxylase, protein MSSFSFRKGVLHAEKVPLPAIADAVGTPTYVYSTEALTRHFLAVSEAFAQAQPLVCYSVKANSNLAILKLFAGLGGGFDIVSGGELARVKHAGGDPAKTVFAGVGKTAEEMEAALAAGILLFNVESAEELEALDAVGRRLGRRAPFALRVNPEVDARTHRYIATGLKTSKFGVPFEEAVALYARSRKMKGVRAAGLDCHIGSQLTQSAPLRAALTKVAGLYQALKAQKHALEYLDVGGGLGITYADETPPSAAEYARVVCAATKDTGARLVLEPGRSLVGNAGVLLTRVLYRKQTPARRFAVVDAGMNDLLRPALYEAHHGFVPLVKRRGGKAVEVDVVGPVCESTDVLAKARSLVLPQAGELYAFLSAGAYGMSMASNYNSRPRPAEVLVDGEAWRVVRERERTEDLWRGERA, encoded by the coding sequence TTGAGCTCATTCAGCTTTCGCAAGGGCGTGCTGCACGCGGAGAAGGTGCCGCTGCCCGCCATCGCCGACGCGGTGGGCACGCCCACCTATGTCTATTCCACCGAGGCGCTGACGCGGCACTTCCTCGCCGTGTCGGAGGCCTTCGCCCAGGCCCAGCCGCTGGTCTGCTACTCGGTGAAGGCCAACTCCAACCTGGCCATCCTCAAGCTGTTCGCGGGGCTGGGGGGAGGCTTCGACATCGTCTCCGGAGGGGAGCTGGCCCGCGTGAAGCACGCGGGAGGCGACCCGGCGAAGACGGTGTTCGCGGGCGTGGGCAAGACGGCGGAGGAGATGGAGGCGGCGCTCGCCGCCGGCATCCTGTTGTTCAACGTGGAGAGCGCCGAGGAGCTGGAGGCGCTGGACGCGGTGGGCCGCCGCCTGGGCCGCCGCGCGCCGTTCGCGTTGCGGGTCAATCCGGAGGTGGATGCGCGCACGCACCGCTACATCGCCACGGGCCTGAAGACGTCCAAGTTCGGCGTGCCCTTCGAGGAGGCGGTGGCGCTGTACGCGCGCTCGCGGAAGATGAAGGGCGTGCGGGCCGCGGGGCTCGACTGCCACATTGGCTCGCAGCTCACGCAGAGCGCGCCCCTGCGCGCGGCGCTCACGAAGGTCGCCGGGCTGTACCAGGCGCTCAAGGCCCAGAAGCACGCGCTGGAGTACCTGGACGTGGGCGGGGGCCTGGGCATCACCTACGCGGACGAGACGCCTCCTTCCGCCGCCGAGTACGCCCGCGTGGTGTGCGCGGCGACGAAGGACACGGGCGCGCGGCTGGTGCTGGAGCCGGGACGTTCACTGGTGGGCAACGCGGGCGTGCTGCTCACGCGCGTGCTGTACCGCAAGCAGACGCCCGCGCGGCGCTTCGCCGTCGTGGACGCGGGGATGAACGACCTCCTGCGCCCGGCGCTCTACGAGGCCCACCACGGCTTCGTCCCGCTGGTGAAGCGGCGCGGCGGCAAGGCGGTGGAGGTGGACGTCGTGGGGCCGGTGTGTGAGTCCACCGATGTGCTGGCCAAGGCCCGCTCCCTGGTCCTTCCCCAGGCGGGCGAGCTGTATGCCTTCCTCAGCGCCGGGGCCTACGGGATGAGCATGGCCTCCAACTACAACTCCCGTCCTCGCCCGGCCGAGGTGCTGGTGGACGGCGAGGCGTGGCGGGTGGTTCGGGAGCGGGAGCGCACCGAGGATCTCTGGCGCGGCGAGCGGGCCTGA